CAGCGTGAAGGTGTCGCCGGCGACATACGGCGAGAACTTCGCCAGCTTGCCGAAGGCGGGGATGAACTTGTCCAGCAGCGCGCGCTGGCGTTCCTTCACGCGGTCGCTGACCTTGCCGCCGAAGAACGCCTCCGGGTACAGCTCGCGGGCGGTCAGTTCCAGGTACAGCTCCATGAACGTGACGAGTTCGCGCACCTTGCCGGCCTGGTACGGGTCCTTCGGCAGCAGCGGGGCCTGGATGTAGGTGGTTTCGATGTACTCGGCAATCGCCTCGGACTCGCACAGCGGGCCGGCATCGGTGATGATGTAGGGCACCTTGCCCAGCGGGGACGCCGCCAGGTCGGTCTCGCCAATCCAGGCCAGCACTTCCTCGAACGGCAGGTTCTTTTCCAGCAGGGCCAGCTTGACCTTGTTGTAGTAGTTGCTGGCGGAAAATCCGCAGAGCTTCAGCATGTGTGTGTCTCTCCAGGTAGGTGGAATCGCCGGTGTCGACCCCAGGCCGCACCGCCGCCGTCTGCCCCGCCTTGCATGGCCGATCAGCGCACGCCGCATGCGCGGCGCCTCTGTCGCTGAAGGTGCAGAAAACGTACGATCGTGCTAATTTAGCCACAACTTTTTTGGACCGACAATGCGCAATTCCACTATCCAATCGCTCGGCATCGTTGGCACCGGCGCCATGGGCCGCGG
This sequence is a window from Cupriavidus pauculus. Protein-coding genes within it:
- a CDS encoding glutathione S-transferase, coding for MLKLCGFSASNYYNKVKLALLEKNLPFEEVLAWIGETDLAASPLGKVPYIITDAGPLCESEAIAEYIETTYIQAPLLPKDPYQAGKVRELVTFMELYLELTARELYPEAFFGGKVSDRVKERQRALLDKFIPAFGKLAKFSPYVAGDTFTLADCAAVCHLPLVSSCTKIIYGEDLLAGLPVKDYLKRMAERPSVQKVNADRKANTELMLSRNR